A window of Synechococcales cyanobacterium T60_A2020_003 genomic DNA:
AGTCGCAGGCGAAGCCCTTCGTTTCAGGAACGTACTGGTTCCAGGGCACCGGATCAACAGGCCCTTCGCTGGCGTAGACGATGTTAAATAAACCGTCATCGCGGACTTCACCAATCCGCACCCATTTAGAGAGGTGATGGTTAGTGTTCATCTTCACTTCTCCCTCTGGAGCCGCAAAGGTCTGGCCATAGGCAGCGGTGCGTACTGCGGCCAAGTCATCGTAGGTTCCGGCTTTCTCTACCGCCTGCTTCCAGAGGTAGACCATAATGTAGGCCGCTTCCATGGGGTCGTTGGTGACGCGATCGTCGCCATATTCCGCCTTAAAGTCTGCCACCCACTTCTCGTTCTCAGGGTTCTCTACCGTTTGGAAGTAGTTCCAGGACGCAAATTGACCAATCAGGAATTCAGGGCCGATTTGGCGAACTTCTTCCTCAGCAACGCTCACCGACATCACAGGATACTTGTCAGGGCCGAGACCTGCACCCTGCATTTGCTTGAAGAAAGCTACGTTGCTGTCGCCGTTCAGGGTGTTGAAGATCACGCCACCGTCGGGCATTTGGGAGCGAATCTTGGTAATGATGGGGGTTACTTCGGTGTTGCCCAGGGGCAGATAGTCTTCACCGACCACTTCACCACCCTTGGCCTTAAGCTGCTCTTTGATAATGGTGTTGGCGGTGCGGGGGAACACGTAGTCTGAACCCACGAGGAAAAAGGTCGTACTTTTGTTCTCTAGCAGCCAGTCCACCGCAGGTTCGATCTGTTGGTTGGGGGCAGCCCCCGTGTAGAAGATGTTCTTAGAACACTCTTGTCCTTCGTACTGAACGGGGTACCACAGCATGTGGTCTTTGGATTCAAAAACGGGAAGAACGGCTTTACGGCTTGCCGATGTCCAGCACCCGAAAATCGTTGCCACCTTATCTTGGTCGATCAGTTTCTCTGCTTTTTCAGCAAAGGTTGGCCAGTCGGAGGCACCATCTTCTTTGATAGCTTCAATTTGCTTGCCAAGGACACCACCTGCGGCATTGATCTCTTTAATGGCGAGTTCCTCTGCTTCTACAACGGTCGTTTCACTGATTGCCATTGTGCCGCTGAGGGAGTGCAGGATACCCACTTTAATGGTGTCACCACTGCTCGGGGC
This region includes:
- the urtA gene encoding urea ABC transporter substrate-binding protein; this translates as MKRLFGRRKFLVYGSAALGTSMLLKACGTPAPEEAATETEAGSTTEAAPSSGDTIKVGILHSLSGTMAISETTVVEAEELAIKEINAAGGVLGKQIEAIKEDGASDWPTFAEKAEKLIDQDKVATIFGCWTSASRKAVLPVFESKDHMLWYPVQYEGQECSKNIFYTGAAPNQQIEPAVDWLLENKSTTFFLVGSDYVFPRTANTIIKEQLKAKGGEVVGEDYLPLGNTEVTPIITKIRSQMPDGGVIFNTLNGDSNVAFFKQMQGAGLGPDKYPVMSVSVAEEEVRQIGPEFLIGQFASWNYFQTVENPENEKWVADFKAEYGDDRVTNDPMEAAYIMVYLWKQAVEKAGTYDDLAAVRTAAYGQTFAAPEGEVKMNTNHHLSKWVRIGEVRDDGLFNIVYASEGPVDPVPWNQYVPETKGFACDWSDPNKGGQYKMDGA